One genomic window of Cellulophaga sp. Hel_I_12 includes the following:
- a CDS encoding dihydroorotase → MSRFLIKNAIIVNENSQIEGDVLIDKDSIVKIAKDISDATAVVIDARGKYLLPGIIDDQVHFREPGLTHKGTIATESRAAIAGGITTYMEQPNTNPQTTTIAKLEEKHALGAASSYANYSFLFGGTNDNLEEIKRLDKNACSGIKLFLGSSTGNMLVDNEEVIEKIFRNTEMVISAHCEDETTIRNNMAAYKETYGDAIPIAAHPLIRSAEACYLSSSKAIELAKKTGARFHVFHLSTGIETSLFRNDIPLKDKKITAEVCLHHLWFSDADYETKGTLIKWNPAVKTAEDRAQLWKAFLDDRIDVLATDHAPHTIEEKENTYTNAPSGGPLVQHALPAMLEKYHEGVISLEKIVEKMCHNPAILFEIEKRGYIREGYFADLVVVDLDNSWTVSKENIAYKCGWSPFEGNTFRSKISHTFVNGHLAYDNGVFSEKRNAKRLTFNR, encoded by the coding sequence ATGAGTAGATTTTTAATAAAAAATGCGATAATTGTTAATGAGAATTCGCAAATTGAGGGAGATGTTTTAATTGACAAAGATAGCATTGTAAAAATCGCTAAGGATATCTCCGATGCTACTGCCGTGGTTATTGATGCGCGTGGAAAATATTTACTACCAGGTATCATTGATGATCAGGTACATTTTAGAGAACCCGGTTTAACGCATAAAGGTACTATTGCTACCGAAAGTAGAGCTGCTATAGCAGGTGGAATTACTACCTATATGGAGCAGCCCAACACCAATCCACAAACCACGACCATTGCAAAACTAGAAGAAAAGCATGCGCTAGGTGCAGCGAGCTCTTATGCTAATTATTCCTTTTTATTTGGCGGGACCAATGATAATCTTGAAGAAATAAAACGGCTTGATAAAAATGCCTGTTCAGGAATAAAATTATTTCTGGGCTCTTCAACAGGGAATATGCTGGTGGATAATGAGGAGGTGATAGAAAAAATATTCAGAAATACGGAGATGGTCATTTCAGCGCATTGTGAGGATGAAACTACGATTCGTAACAATATGGCCGCGTATAAAGAAACCTACGGTGATGCTATTCCTATAGCAGCGCATCCGTTAATTAGAAGTGCTGAGGCTTGTTATTTATCTTCATCCAAGGCCATCGAATTAGCAAAAAAAACAGGTGCTAGGTTTCATGTTTTTCATCTCTCTACAGGTATAGAAACTAGTTTGTTTAGAAATGATATTCCATTAAAAGATAAGAAAATTACCGCTGAGGTTTGCCTGCATCATTTATGGTTTTCGGATGCAGATTACGAAACTAAAGGAACCTTAATTAAATGGAATCCTGCGGTTAAAACAGCTGAAGACAGAGCGCAATTATGGAAGGCTTTTTTAGATGACCGTATTGATGTTTTGGCTACCGACCACGCCCCACATACCATCGAAGAAAAAGAAAACACCTATACCAATGCACCTTCTGGGGGCCCTTTAGTACAACACGCCCTGCCAGCGATGCTTGAAAAATATCACGAAGGAGTGATTAGCTTGGAAAAAATTGTAGAAAAAATGTGCCACAATCCTGCTATTTTATTCGAGATAGAAAAACGAGGCTATATTCGTGAAGGTTATTTTGCGGATTTAGTAGTAGTAGATCTCGATAATTCATGGACGGTCAGTAAAGAAAATATCGCCTATAAATGCGGGTGGTCGCCTTTTGAAGGAAACACCTTTCGTTCTAAAATATCGCATACCTTTGTCAACGGACATTTGGCATACGATAACGGTGTCTTTTCAGAAAAAAGAAATGCAAAACGATTAACGTTTAACCGATAA
- a CDS encoding NAD-dependent epimerase/dehydratase family protein produces MILVTGGTGLVGAHLLFELTKNGSAVKAICRATSDVQKVEKVFSYYTENYKELYQKIQWINADLTNIPDLETAFAGVTYVYHCAALISFDPKDYDQLQKVNCEGTSNIVNLCIAKNIKKLCYVSSIATIGKNLNHEAVDEETEWTKKDANVYALSKYDAEMEVWRGSQEGLAVVILNPGVIIGPGFWGTGSGKLYTTVAKEHRYYPPSGTGFVAVNDVVQLLVMAMNSNIDKERFITISENLSYKDVLGLIALELGLKPPTKALAFWQLEVLWRLDALRSFLFKGERKISQKMVASLRENKVYRNEKVTSTFNYKFQALQPSIAFTSEKFKKEKL; encoded by the coding sequence ATGATTTTAGTCACAGGTGGAACAGGTTTAGTAGGTGCTCATCTTTTGTTTGAATTAACGAAAAATGGCTCTGCAGTAAAGGCAATTTGCAGAGCTACAAGTGATGTACAAAAAGTTGAAAAAGTATTCTCCTATTATACAGAAAACTATAAAGAACTGTACCAAAAAATACAATGGATTAATGCTGACCTTACGAATATTCCTGACTTAGAAACTGCTTTTGCAGGCGTTACTTATGTATATCATTGTGCAGCGCTTATATCTTTTGATCCTAAAGATTATGATCAATTACAAAAGGTAAATTGCGAAGGCACCTCTAATATCGTCAATCTTTGTATTGCAAAAAACATAAAAAAACTCTGTTATGTAAGCTCTATTGCCACTATAGGTAAAAACCTAAACCATGAAGCTGTAGATGAAGAAACAGAGTGGACTAAAAAAGATGCTAACGTTTATGCTCTTAGCAAATACGATGCTGAAATGGAGGTTTGGCGTGGCTCGCAGGAAGGGCTAGCGGTAGTGATTTTAAATCCTGGAGTCATTATTGGTCCTGGTTTTTGGGGTACTGGAAGTGGAAAGTTATACACAACGGTCGCGAAAGAACATAGGTACTACCCCCCAAGCGGAACAGGATTTGTTGCCGTAAACGATGTGGTTCAATTATTGGTAATGGCGATGAATTCTAATATAGACAAAGAACGTTTTATTACTATTTCAGAGAATTTGAGTTATAAAGATGTACTAGGTTTAATTGCCCTTGAATTAGGCTTAAAACCACCTACGAAGGCGCTTGCTTTTTGGCAACTCGAAGTGCTATGGCGATTAGATGCTTTACGCTCTTTTTTATTCAAAGGCGAACGAAAAATAAGCCAAAAAATGGTCGCCTCCTTACGAGAAAATAAAGTGTATCGGAATGAAAAAGTAACTAGCACTTTTAATTACAAGTTCCAAGCGCTGCAACCAAGCATTGCTTTTACTAGTGAAAAATTTAAAAAAGAGAAGCTTTAG
- a CDS encoding DUF4296 domain-containing protein, which translates to MRRIVFLGFLILFFSCKEKLIKEPENLIPKDKMAAIYYDLAIVTSAKNTNKQVLVTQGIETMNYIYLKHDIDSLQFVESDVYYASNPLIYKEIYQKAETRLKAEVKELDDAKKEQRKLDSIARVKELTKPIDSLVTN; encoded by the coding sequence ATGCGTAGAATAGTCTTTCTGGGATTCTTAATTTTATTTTTTTCTTGTAAGGAGAAATTAATAAAAGAACCCGAAAACCTAATACCAAAAGATAAAATGGCAGCTATTTATTATGATTTAGCCATAGTAACTTCGGCTAAAAATACAAATAAGCAAGTGCTTGTAACGCAGGGTATTGAAACCATGAATTATATTTACCTAAAGCATGATATCGATAGTCTGCAATTTGTAGAAAGCGATGTTTATTATGCATCAAACCCACTAATCTATAAAGAAATTTATCAAAAAGCGGAAACGCGACTAAAAGCAGAAGTGAAAGAATTAGATGATGCTAAAAAAGAACAACGAAAATTAGATAGTATCGCACGGGTTAAAGAATTAACAAAACCCATAGATAGTTTAGTTACAAACTAA
- a CDS encoding polyprenol monophosphomannose synthase, which yields MIDSLVIIPTYNEIENIEAIVRAVFVLEKEFHVLIVDDNSPDGTASKVRSLQSEFKDRLFIEVRKEKAGLGTAYIHGFRWAMKKKYDYIFEMDADFSHTPSDLIRLYQACVNGADVAIGSRYIKGVNVVNWPLHRVLLSYGASFYVKIITGMRVHDPTAGFICYQRRVLETIDLSAIHFVGYAFQIEMKFRAHLRKFKIVEVPIVFTDRVLGKSKMNSSIVREAVFGVLKMKWMSFFRKNNFKE from the coding sequence ATGATCGATAGTCTAGTAATTATTCCTACCTACAACGAGATTGAAAATATAGAGGCGATAGTTCGTGCGGTTTTTGTTTTAGAGAAAGAATTTCATGTTTTAATTGTAGATGATAACTCTCCTGACGGGACAGCATCAAAGGTAAGAAGTTTGCAAAGCGAATTTAAAGACCGCTTATTTATTGAAGTACGGAAAGAAAAAGCCGGTTTAGGTACCGCCTATATCCACGGATTTCGTTGGGCGATGAAAAAAAAGTACGATTATATTTTTGAAATGGATGCCGATTTTTCGCATACACCATCAGATTTAATTCGTTTATACCAAGCCTGTGTGAATGGAGCCGACGTAGCCATTGGTTCTCGCTATATAAAAGGGGTAAATGTCGTCAATTGGCCATTGCACCGTGTTTTGTTATCGTATGGGGCATCCTTTTACGTAAAAATTATTACCGGCATGCGCGTGCATGACCCAACCGCAGGGTTTATTTGTTACCAACGACGCGTATTAGAAACCATAGATTTATCTGCCATCCATTTTGTAGGCTATGCTTTTCAAATTGAGATGAAATTTAGAGCCCACCTCAGAAAATTCAAAATAGTTGAGGTGCCTATTGTTTTTACAGATCGTGTTTTGGGAAAATCAAAAATGAATTCATCGATAGTTCGTGAAGCGGTTTTTGGGGTCTTAAAAATGAAATGGATGAGTTTTTTTCGAAAAAATAACTTTAAGGAATGA